A genomic stretch from Psilocybe cubensis strain MGC-MH-2018 chromosome 1, whole genome shotgun sequence includes:
- a CDS encoding Solute carrier family 40 member 1 has protein sequence MEVDDTLAPVALFSLAAQHISVTWTQRTAEFASYLFIIDLFPTTLLPAALYGFVTTLAGILFGGNAGSLVDHPSRLNVIRFNIFLAKLSVVCLYAFLLVLFVKFPAESKEAGQRIGRGGHGIVWTLFSLTAVAGSVMKLADISMSVAIERDWVTTIAANSNARLTRLNLWIRRIDLGCKLLSPLFTGLLTSTVGNTTTLIIIAAIALGGLSFELLWINVVWKHFPVLSDNQNREAHSLHPVDAGTSHLDSQVVPPSSKLSFSSIKTWAMVSYEDWKLFIHSPVFLSSLSISLLYFTTLSFDGTMVAWLKTNTYSDGLISGMRGIAVCTGLLGTAIMPVLEKKVGLTRAGSWSIWSENFSLLPVVISFYIGTKQGAKAPAWNQALLFGGMAISRIGLWSFDLCQLKLLQLTLADHPRRNTLNGLQFSLQNLLDLLRYIMVIFLSRPSEFKYTAVISFGAVFSAASSYLVYLRRERGHLIHAEWFTRMRRKFQ, from the exons ATGGAAGTGGATGATACATTAGCCCCTGTTGCACTCTTTTCTCTCGCAGCCCAACATATCTCAGTAACGTGGACCCAGAGGACAGCCGAATTCGCCAGCTACCTATTTATTATTGACCTATTCCCAACCACACTTTTGCCAGCAGCTCTGTACGGATTCGTGACCACTCTTGCGGGTATCCTGTTTGGCGGAAATGCGGGATCTCTGGTAGATCATCCCTCACGACTCAATGTCATTCGGTTCAATATCTTTCTCGCCAAGTTATCAGTCGTTTGTCTTTATGCATTCCTGCTTGTCCTATTTGTCAAATTCCCAGCGGAGTCGAAAGAAGCGGGCCAGAGAATTGGGCGGGGAGGACATGGCATCGTATGGACTTTATTCTCTCTGACTGCTGTTGCAGGTAGCGTGATGAAGCTAGCAGATATCTCCATGTCAGTTGCCATTGAAAGGGATTGGGTCACAACGATCGCAGCCAACTCTAACGCGCGTCTCACACGATTGAATCTGTGGATAAGGCGCATCGACTTAGGCTGCAAGCTTTTATCACCTTTGTTCACAGGCCTGTTGACAAGCACGGTCGGAAACACAACGACTCTTATCATCATTGCAGCTATTGCGCTCGGTGGATTATCATTTGAATTGCTCTGGATTAACGTTGTTTGGAAACACTTTCCAGTTCTTTCAGATAATCAGAACCGTGAAGCACATAGCCTTCACCCCGTTGATGCTGGAACAAGTCACCTTGATTCTCAAGTGGTACCGCCTTCCTCAAAGTTATCATTCAGTTCAATCAAAACTTGGGCCATGGTTTCGTATGAGGATTGGAAACTATTTATCCATAGCCCAGTTTTTCTAAGCTCATTGTCGATCTCTTTGTTGTATTTTACTACCCTTAGCTTCGACGGAACTATGGTTGCCTGGCTGAAGACAAACACATATTCTGATGGACTCATTTCCGGGATGAGGGGGATAGCGGTTTGCACGGGATTACTTGGGACCGCCATCATGCCTGTGCTGGAGAAAAAGGTTGGCTTGACAAGGGCAGGAAGTTGGAGTATTTG GTCGGAGAATTTCTCACTCCTACCAGTGGTTATTTCATTTTACATTGGTACGAAACAGGGTGCAAAGGCACCTGCATGGAACCAGGCTCTTCTTTTTGGAGGCATGGCTATATCACGCATTGGACTGTGGTCTTTTGACCTTTGCCAACTAAAGTTACTTCAGCTCACCCTAGCAGATCATCCACGACGAAACACCCTTAATGGACTCCAATTCTCTCTGCAAAACTTATTGGATTTATTACGCTATATCATGGTCATCTTTCTGTC TCGACCGTCAGAATTTAAATACACAGCTGTGATCAGCTTTGGAGCAGTCTTCTCGGCAGCATCTTCGTACCTGGTTTACTTGCGTCGAGAAAGAGGGCATCTCATTCATGCAGAATGGTTCACGCGCATGCGAAGAAAGTTTCAATAG
- a CDS encoding E3 ubiquitin-protein ligase itt1, with product MKNLKFCSRKLDNTLKLEISIEFDSPRVVNVFDANSSASPSSSPTTSRRKSEGLSLSVLPPVVLQISLPPSYPLYTPPDILSVQVSLKWFSNVEDIKDALFKLYSSGETVLYNWIEYLRNGGFLADLHALSPDDGLSVESNNHALCSSSMSESGIPTERRRSGHWVGTIQAVWRMFIQFLRPVQKYMEYLAAEEDSVERRTIELRYGRSFVLRLVAQHEQDQATEQWISSSTTLCPGCESPVQKSEGCNHMQQAFLLSLRRSPGLKVTIQSLFERRESMLQETL from the exons atgaagaacttgaagttCTGCAG TCGAAAATTGGACAATACTCTAAAACTTGAAATATCCATCGAATTCGACTCACCTCGCGTAGTTAACGTGTTCGATGCAAACTCTTCTGCTTCACCATCTTCGTCGCCTACCACATCAAGGCGGAAGTCGGAAGGGCTTTCACTGAGCGTTTTACCTCCCGTGGTTTTGCAAATTTCACTTCCTCCATCTTACCCACTTTATACACCGCCCGACATCCTTTCGGTGCAAGTCAGCCTTAAATGGTTTAGCAACGTTGAAGATATCAAAGATGCCCTTTTCAAATTATATAGTTCAGGAGAGACTGTGCTTTATAATTGGATAGAGTATCTTCGCAATGGAGGCTTCCTAGCAGATTTACATGCTTTATCGCCGGATGATGGGCTTTCTGTCGA ATCCAACAATCATGCACTGTGCTCGTCCTCAATGTCAGAATCTGGTATCCCTACCGAGCGACGCAGATCCGGACACTGGGTGGGCACGATTCAGGCAGTGTGGCGAATGTTCATTCAGTTTTTGCGCCCTGTGCAAAAATACATG GAATACCTTGCAGCTGAAGAAGATTCTGTGGAACGGAGAACCATTGAACTACGCTATGGCCGATCGTTCGTTCTCCGTCTTGTAGCTCAACATGAACAAGATCAAGCAACTGAACAGTGGATTTCATCTTCTACTACTCTTTGCCCTGGTTGCGAATCTCCCGTACAGAAAAGCGAGGGCTGCAATCAT ATGCAACAAGCATTTTTGTTATCGTTGCGGAGGTCTCCTGGACTCAAAGTCACCATACAGTCACTTTTCGAAAGAAGGGAGTCCATGCTTCAAGAAACTCTTTGA
- a CDS encoding Meiotically up-regulated gene 60 protein: protein MDVYTTSFTYPRRSRHIHSPASSLDFQSSDLKSSSLSDQYPSAQHLQPSNPKLSDVSVAADAEAIQKLAMMAMSVHGCHVSYYMVDQGRAWNFHITGAYQQVMITRGLILKECPIQHRATIKVTRSEILDSPFSKPTLKPEVRRRLDDIASQTLAHIAVVNSPLSLSNRTPPDGISSSAGWSGLETERVCELVITGTEDAVDLARVRLLVMLDELSGLHSEVCEIDHKLHAIVAGRKRNVLQTIQEETATNIYYPSPLQDLIGPDISAHSATGARNSNVIWITGEFFGVQRARDMLFQVSVTKSKSVISRDTAILPRKLDWMVTDRAEDLKSIMSDNATFIQFPPLGSSTSLITVYGDHRVNIQRTVRSIMQLACQYYVGSFWLLPVQFNALLPPANLNSSTITALLKQISTATGAEVVFKSMCFEMHGLEQEVRAAVNMIMELDIIKAFHHEIRFQIELSNEHRDFISGKKNGKINKIMQTTNVKIKFETFNDHNFLIDIAGPDNSVLQGLTLLQEELPAEISFHVPEGYHKRIIGVGGRSIQRIMKKYGVYVKFSNAEEFAALGGYNDNDDNVVARTPAKNAINLDNLKQSVMELVNPKDKDFVNETVSIPRRYHRTLLGEKSIFIRDIETKTNSRVRFPDKETASDVVTIYGPESQVQIAATMLLDHVPFEADMAVPPSSELPRVCASPEFNAMVEHVKRELQVSISPNFRRAGIPNGSTGTETPTEYSFKFRCQRSNSDFLITAREMLEQFLQNHNIHVYPSPTAQSHKKNDSFAEAFPHFDSKVLSAARTRGHESMDMGRSDVMGDRRLRLANSSPDVKALFNSPAYIYNIEAQEDVETNYIPGPSAPGVDYWTPLPPIGTGMPHRSRHSQDAIKRGSDSLLEAKIKEQATKQPRSLNNRAQSLDLRYSLSKIAESGSSNAVPESPTTSTGGTGGNSSPNSPTAPSFPSVYGPPLSARSSGVFGQPAQTRPTLDDDGVDEVSRVISNLGL from the exons ATGGACGTCTACACCACATCTTTTACTTATCCACGCAGGTCGCGCCACATTCATTCTCCTGCTTCCTCTCTCGACTTCCAATCCTCAGACCTCAAGTCTTCCTCTCTCTCAGACCAATACCCGTCTGCGCAGCATCTTCAACCTTCCAACCCGAAGCTATCTGATGTTTCTGTCGCAGCAGACGCGGAGGCAATCCAGAAACTGGCCATGATGGCCATGTCTGTACATGGTTGCCATGTCTCGTATTATATGGTTGATCAGGGCAGGGCCTGGAATTTTCATATCACTGGAGCATATCAGCAGGTTATGATAACTCGtggtttgattttgaaagaaTGTCCTATTCAA CACCGAGCAACTATCAAAGTGACGCGGTCCGAAATTCTCGATTCCCCATTCTCGAAGCCTACTCTTAAACCTGAAGTCCGGCGGAGGCTGGATGACATTGCCTCCCAAACTTTAGCGCACATAGCCGTCGTCAACAGTCCTTTGTCACTTTCCAACCGCACGCCGCCTGATGGGATTAGTAGCAGTGCTGGTTGGTCTGGGTTAGAAACTGAACGCGTTTGTGAGTTGGTCATCACTGGGACTGAGGATGCAGTCGACCTGGCTCGTGTACGCTTATTGGTAATGCTGGATGAATTA AGCGGTCTGCACTCAGAAGTGTGCGAGATTGATCACAAATTGCATGCCATCGTGGCTGGTCGTAAACGAAATGTTTTGCAAACCATCCAGGAAGAAACTGCGACCAACATCTATTATCCTTCTCCTCTGCAAGACCTCATTGGTCCGGATATCAGCGCGCACTCAGCCACTGGTGCTCGCAACAGTAATGTCATTTGGATTACTGGGGAATTTTTTGGAGTTCAGAGAGCTCGCGACATGCTCTTCCAAGTTTCCGTCACCAAA AGTAAATCGGTCATTTCGAGGGATACGGCCATCCTACCCCGTAAGCTTGATTGGATGGTAACCGACCGAGCGGAGGACCTCAAATCGATTATGAGTGACAACGCTACTTtcattcaatttcctccGCTGGGAAGTTCCACCAGCCTGATCACCGTCTATGGTGACCATAGAGTCAACATCCAACGTACCGTTAGGTCAATCATGCAGCTG GCTTGCCAATACTACGTCGGTTCGTTCTGGCTTTTGCCAGTACAATTCAATGCTCTTTTACCCCCCGCAAACCTTAATAGCTCAACAATTACTGCGTTGTTGAAGCAAATATCGACCGCGACGGGAGCGGAAGTCGTATTCAAGAGTATGTGCTTTGAGATGCACGGGCTTGAACAAGAAGTACGGGCGGCAGTTAATATGATAATGGAGTTAGACATCATCAAG GCATTCCATCATGAGATTCGGTTTCAAATAGAACTATCAAACGAGCACCGGGATTTCATCAGTGGCAAGAAGAACGgcaaaatcaacaaaatcaTGCAGACGACGAACGTAAAAATCAAATTCGAAACTTTTAATGACCATAATTTCCTTATCGATATCGCCGGACCCGATAACTCTGTGCTTCAGGGACTTACTTTACTTCAAGAGGAACTTCCAGCCGAAATTTCCTTCCATGTTCCAGAAGGCTATCACAAACGTATCATAGGAGTTGGAGGGAGGAGTATTCAGCGCATTATGAAAAAGTATGGCGTATATGTCAAATTCTCGAACGCAGAGGAGTTTGCCGCCTTGGGTGGATATAAtgacaacgacgacaacgTTGTTGCTCGAACACCTGCCAAAAATGCCATCAATTTGGATAACCTCAAACAATCTGTCATGGAACTTGTCAATCCCAAG GACAAGGACTTCGTCAATGAGACGGTTTCGATACCACGTCGATACCATCGTACCTTGCTTGGAGAGAAAAGTATATTCATCCGTGACATCGAAACGAAGACCAACTCTCGCGTACGCTTTCCCGACAAAGAGACAGCCTCTGATGTTGTCACGATCTATGGTCCAGAAAGCCAGGTTCAAATTGCTGCTACTATGCTTTTG GATCACGTTCCGTTCGAGGCGGACATGGCTGTTCCTCCCAGCAGCGAGCTGCCTCGTGTTTGTGCTTCTCCGGAATTCAATGCCATGGTAGAGCACGTCAAACGGGAGCTTCAAGTCTCGATCTCTCCCAATTTCCGGAGGGCTGGAATTCCTAATGGAAGTACAGGCACCGAGACTCCAACAGAATATTCCTTCAAGTTCCGCTGTCAGCGTAGCAATAGTGATTTCTTGATCACCGCCAGGGAGATGCTGGAACAATTTTTGCAGAATCACAATATTCACGTCTACCCATCTCCGACggctcaatctcacaagaaGAACGATTCGTTTGCCGAGGCATTCCCCCATTTTGATAGCAAAGTGCTTTCTGCAGCCAGGACACGCGGCCATG AATCTATGGATATGGGACGCTCCGACGTCATGGGTGACCGCCGCCTGAGACTCGCTAATTCATCTCCGGACGTCAAAGCACTCTTTAACTCGCCTGCATATATTTATAACATTGAAGCACAAGAGGACGTCGAAACAAACTATATTCCCGGTCCCTCGGCGCCTGGTGTTGATTATTGGACCCCTCTTCCGCCTATC GGAACCGGAATGCCACATCGCTCTAGGCATTCACAAGATGCGATTAAACGTGGTTCGGACTCACTTTTAGAAGCCAAGATCAAGGAGCAAGCCACGAAACAACCTCGATCGCTGAATAACCGTGCTCAGTCTCTCGACCTGAGGTATTCTCTTTCAAAAATCGCTGAATCGGGTTCGAGCAACGCTGTACCGGAATCACCCACAACTTCCACTGGTGGTACTGGAGGGAATTCGAGCCCTAATTCCCCCACTGCCCCTTCATTCCCCAGTGTTTACGGTCCCCCACTTTCAGCTCGGTCATCAGGTGTATTTGGCCAACCGGCTCAGACAAGACCCACCCTAGACGATGATGGGGTCGATGAAGTTTCCCGGGTCATTTCTAACCTCGGATTGTAG
- a CDS encoding E3 ubiquitin-protein ligase itt1, whose product MTQPVEEVYSLVLDADQLEQCTSMQQDEFGVLESIYPEFVSSRNLDGDALKLEIPVQFGTTKSVLISEPPPPSNTGIASLPEKKQTLQSISLTTLPPILINITLPRSYPLQKPPVITSIRATHIWLSEVEVLQSTLIELWQTAEPVLFNWIEYIRTGDFLEKLNLVSPGNSDIIALPHPAPRLIAPLLLEYDSSAQSSQFAQNSYPCSVCLTSLKGSKCLQLKCKHIFCRTCLEDFWKMCIAEGDISRVGCPDPECVKKANEAGEEEVARVVTEAELQRWKWLREKRNVERDPTVVHCPVAVCQAPVPKPIDADKETPGWSRLRTCPRCGYSFCAFCRRTWHGPLDKCPIAQYEHLALEYLGAEEGSPERAKLERRFGKANIIRLVATYEEEKANMQWLSSSTMQCPGCQCHVEKNMGCNHMTCWKCSQHFCYRCGERLNPDQPYAHFSNPKHGCFNQLFDVIDVPEAEWELEE is encoded by the exons ATGACTCAACCTGTCGAAGAAGTATATTCTCTGGTCCTAGATGCCGACCAGCTTGAGCAATGCACATCAATGCAACAGGACGAATTTGGAGTTTTAGAG TCAATATACCCGGAATTTGTATCGAGTCGAAATCTAGACGGCGATGCTCTCAAACTAGAAATCCCGGTACAATTTGGAACAACTAAATCCGTTTTGATCTCGGAACCACCTCCTCCTAGTAATACTGGCATAGCATCATTGCCTGAAAAGAAACAAACCCTTCAGTCAATCTCACTGACTACGTTACCTCCCATCTTGATCAATATTACCCTGCCACGGTCCTATCCCCTCCAAAAACCGCCTGTAATAACCTCGATACGGGCAACGCACATCTGGTTATCAGAGGTCGAGGTTCTACAATCTACGCTTATTGAACTATGGCAGACCGCTGAACCTGTTTTATTTAATTGGATCGAGTACATACGTACGGGTGACTTCCTAGAGAAGTTGAACTTGGTATCCCCTGGCAATAGTGATATTATAGC GTTGCCTCATCCTGCCCCACGTTTGATCGCTCCTCTGCTATTGGAGTACGACAGTTCTGCACAATCTAGTCAATTTGCACAGAATTCATATCCCTGTTCTGTGTGCCTCACGTCGCTCAAAGGATCTAAATGCTTGCAACTTAAGTGCAAACATATTTTCTGCCGTACTTGTTTAGAGGATTTCTGGAAAATGTGCATTGCGGAAGGTGACATCAGCCGTGTGGGTTGTCCAGACCCAGAGTGTGTCAAGAAGGCAAATGAAGCTGGCGAAGAAGAAGTGGCCAGAGTGGTGACAGAAGCAGAATTGCAACGTTGGAAATGGCTACGAGAGAAGCGCAATGTTGAAAGAG ATCCGACCGTTGTACACTGCCCAGTCGCTGTTTGTCAAGCCCCCGTCCCAAAACCCATCGATGCCGACAAAGAAACACCAGGTTGGAGCAGGTTACGAACATGCCCTCGGTGCGGTTACTCTTTCTGTGCATTTTGCAGACGAACCTG GCATGGACCACTGGATAAGTGCCCCATTGCTCAGTATGAACACCTGGCCTTAGAATATCTCGGTGCAGAAGAAGGATCCCCGGAGCGAGCCAAACTGGAGCGCCGATTTGGAAAAGCCAATATTATCAGATTGGTTGCGACGTACGAGGAAGAGAAAGCTAACATGCAATGGTTGAGTTCGTCTACGATGCAGTGCCCTGGATGCCAATGTCATGTGGAGAAGAACATGGGTTGCAACCAT ATGACATGTTGGAAGTGCTCTCAGCATTTCTGCTATCGCTGTGGCGAACGCCTGAACCCGGACCAGCCATATGCGCATTTTTCGAATCCAAAGCATGGCTGCTTCAACCAGCTATTCGACGTCATTGACGTGCCTGAAGCAGAATGGGAACTGGAGGAATAA